In Ilumatobacter fluminis, the following proteins share a genomic window:
- a CDS encoding STAS domain-containing protein, whose amino-acid sequence MTIDAANHRPAPPTGCCSITDQLDGRYVAPRRFDAYEVEPFLHRLAAEPGHLVVDCSEVEFLDLSAHRALFGAVRRGSVTVLDPSAATLLTCDLVAAASEHVGIAA is encoded by the coding sequence ATGACGATCGACGCCGCCAACCATCGCCCAGCTCCACCCACCGGGTGCTGCAGCATCACCGACCAGCTCGACGGTCGCTACGTGGCGCCGAGACGGTTCGATGCGTACGAGGTCGAGCCGTTCCTCCACCGTCTTGCGGCCGAGCCGGGCCATCTCGTCGTCGACTGCTCCGAGGTCGAGTTCCTCGACCTGTCGGCCCACCGGGCACTTTTCGGTGCGGTGCGTCGGGGCAGCGTGACCGTGCTCGATCCGTCGGCTGCGACGCTGCTGACGTGTGATCTCGTCGCTGCCGCATCGGAACACGTCGGCATCGCCGCATGA
- a CDS encoding PAS domain-containing sensor histidine kinase: MPDLPWRRFFEDAPVPLSIIDAYGRQVACNEAYATLFGYTVDEMLALDVGRITRPEDHEWSTTYLMRLTNGDLESFETDKWYVHRDGTEFVQHLSVARLADEDGLCEYLLGVLLPPSRGPVVGGETAAERLLAYTDGSITLVGGDGRIKFSKGELVEVAGYPTTFWADRDIRDLFPGGEFAHLVADHHEFLDTPGASFETEVELERGDGRRQLSSVKAYNCTDDDLLDGFVLTTRDITDERAHLDDLAKRHQTAEEVADAQTRLLATVSHELRNPLHAVRGLAEILTREDLPPRAAELADGLVRQLSGLTHVTQDLLDAARLDAGKVDIFPIPTELDGLVGDVVGLGNAAAIDKPVTVSHRIARDVPEWVMADDGRLRQVLSNLVGNAVKFTESGTVQIVVRREGENALVFSVIDTGAGIPADEQAAVLEPFRVASTAGEARGAGLGLSIVQRLVTAMGGRVTLTSKVGEGTRFDVVIPLRTAKPPETQQTDELPPGLRVLVVEDNPVNQQLARSQLDRLGVEAVIVDRGEAGHAMLLDPDAGRFDAVFMDQQLPGWNGTEATEHIRAEGGDLATIPIIGLSASASTADRDAFLASGMTDFVAKPASLDDLSSALKRAVFETAAPARVETAAPEESPADETPALDEAVLGKLSDELGSPDIVRDLVGTFLDELDARVLTIVGDDETESRRAAHTLKSSARLLGASALADRCANIEQDGGPADDIEQLARRTETAFRDWLAAS; encoded by the coding sequence ATGCCGGATCTCCCGTGGCGACGGTTTTTCGAGGACGCACCGGTCCCACTGTCGATCATCGATGCGTACGGCCGTCAGGTGGCGTGCAACGAGGCGTACGCCACGCTGTTCGGCTACACCGTCGACGAGATGCTCGCCCTCGACGTCGGGCGGATCACTCGTCCCGAGGATCACGAGTGGTCCACGACCTACCTGATGCGGCTGACGAACGGCGACCTCGAGTCGTTCGAGACCGACAAGTGGTACGTGCATCGTGACGGTACCGAGTTCGTCCAGCACCTGAGCGTCGCCCGCCTGGCCGACGAGGACGGGCTGTGCGAGTACCTGCTCGGCGTCTTGTTGCCGCCGTCGCGCGGGCCGGTGGTCGGCGGAGAGACCGCGGCGGAGCGCCTGCTCGCCTACACCGATGGTTCGATCACCCTCGTCGGAGGCGACGGCCGGATCAAGTTCAGCAAGGGCGAGCTGGTCGAGGTGGCCGGCTATCCGACCACGTTCTGGGCCGACCGCGACATTCGCGATCTGTTCCCGGGCGGCGAGTTCGCGCACCTGGTCGCCGACCACCACGAATTCCTCGACACCCCAGGGGCGTCGTTCGAGACCGAGGTCGAGCTCGAGCGCGGTGACGGCCGTCGCCAACTGAGCTCGGTCAAGGCGTACAACTGCACCGACGACGACCTGCTCGACGGCTTCGTGCTCACCACCCGCGACATCACCGACGAGCGTGCACATCTCGACGACCTCGCCAAACGGCACCAGACCGCCGAAGAGGTCGCCGATGCACAGACGAGACTCCTGGCGACGGTCAGCCACGAGCTCCGTAATCCGTTGCACGCCGTTCGAGGACTGGCCGAGATCTTGACCCGCGAAGACCTGCCGCCGCGTGCGGCCGAACTGGCCGACGGACTCGTCCGGCAGCTGTCCGGGTTGACCCACGTCACCCAAGATCTGCTCGATGCCGCTCGCCTCGACGCCGGCAAGGTCGACATCTTCCCCATCCCGACCGAGCTCGACGGGCTGGTCGGCGATGTCGTCGGCCTCGGTAACGCAGCAGCGATCGACAAGCCGGTGACGGTGAGTCACCGGATCGCGCGCGACGTCCCGGAGTGGGTGATGGCCGACGACGGCCGCCTCCGCCAGGTGCTCTCCAACCTCGTCGGCAACGCCGTCAAGTTCACCGAGTCCGGCACGGTCCAGATCGTGGTCCGCCGCGAAGGCGAGAACGCGCTCGTGTTCTCGGTCATCGACACCGGCGCCGGCATCCCCGCCGACGAACAGGCCGCAGTCCTCGAGCCGTTCCGCGTCGCATCGACAGCGGGCGAGGCGCGCGGCGCGGGGCTCGGTCTGTCGATCGTGCAGCGCCTCGTGACCGCCATGGGCGGTCGGGTGACCCTGACCAGCAAGGTCGGGGAGGGCACTCGCTTCGACGTCGTCATCCCGCTCCGCACCGCCAAGCCACCCGAGACGCAGCAGACCGACGAGCTCCCGCCCGGCCTGCGAGTCCTCGTCGTCGAGGACAACCCCGTCAACCAGCAACTGGCGCGGAGCCAGCTCGACCGACTGGGGGTCGAGGCGGTGATCGTCGATCGTGGTGAGGCCGGCCACGCCATGCTGCTCGACCCCGACGCCGGCCGCTTCGACGCCGTTTTCATGGACCAGCAGCTGCCGGGCTGGAACGGCACCGAGGCGACCGAACACATCCGGGCCGAAGGCGGGGACCTCGCGACGATCCCGATCATCGGGCTGTCTGCGTCGGCCTCGACCGCCGATCGAGACGCGTTCCTGGCGTCGGGCATGACCGACTTCGTGGCGAAGCCGGCGTCGCTCGACGACCTCAGCTCGGCGCTCAAGCGAGCTGTCTTCGAGACGGCGGCCCCTGCGCGAGTCGAGACCGCGGCGCCGGAAGAGTCACCGGCCGACGAGACACCTGCACTCGACGAGGCGGTGCTCGGGAAACTGTCCGACGAGCTGGGTTCGCCCGACATCGTGCGTGACCTCGTCGGGACGTTTCTCGACGAGCTCGACGCCCGGGTGCTGACGATCGTCGGCGACGACGAGACCGAGTCCCGTCGTGCCGCACACACGCTCAAGTCGAGCGCCCGCCTGCTCGGGGCGTCGGCGCTCGCCGACCGGTGTGCGAATATCGAACAGGACGGCGGGCCCGCCGACGACATCGAGCAGCTTGCTCGACGGACCGAGACGGCCTTCCGGGACTGGCTGGCAGCGTCATGA
- a CDS encoding heme NO-binding domain-containing protein — protein sequence MKGVIFNVVQEVVEDVFGPDAWDEIVRRSGADGAYTSLGSYPDAELGSLVTAAADVAGVTEPEALVLVGRKGFARLGGRHAELLDGADTWMDVLAQLDGIIHPEVQKIYPDAEVPSFRTTTGDRTMQLRYESSRNLCPLAEGLILGMGDHFGTDLTVDHLECVHRGDDSCVLEVVER from the coding sequence ATGAAAGGTGTCATTTTCAACGTCGTCCAAGAAGTCGTCGAGGACGTCTTCGGACCCGACGCCTGGGACGAGATCGTTCGTCGCTCGGGCGCCGACGGCGCCTACACCTCACTCGGGAGCTACCCCGACGCCGAGCTGGGCTCGCTCGTGACCGCCGCCGCCGACGTCGCCGGCGTCACCGAACCCGAAGCGCTCGTCCTCGTCGGCCGCAAGGGGTTCGCCCGGCTCGGTGGTCGACACGCAGAGCTCCTCGACGGTGCCGACACCTGGATGGATGTCCTCGCCCAGCTCGACGGCATCATTCACCCCGAGGTCCAGAAGATCTACCCCGACGCCGAGGTGCCGTCGTTCCGAACGACGACCGGCGACCGCACGATGCAGCTCCGGTACGAATCGAGTCGAAACCTGTGCCCGCTCGCCGAAGGACTCATCCTCGGCATGGGCGATCATTTTGGCACCGACCTCACCGTCGACCACCTCGAATGTGTGCATCGCGGTGACGACTCGTGCGTGCTCGAGGTCGTCGAACGATGA
- a CDS encoding EAL domain-containing response regulator produces the protein MINETSNERRPVIVIADDSAVHRVAMTAMLERAGFDVHAGHDGAEAVSLVSEVRPDALVVDALMPRMSGFQVIEHIRRSPMFAALPTIVVSGLEDVASRVRALSIGADDFVCKPVHADELVARLRAHLRQNRVAAHRVAAERDDWYRDTIAHRRFTMHYQPIVDMTCGEVEATEALVRFDDGTSPVDVFHTPDHHDRRVELELEIVAAVTDDLASGAVSVPVHVNVSPAAALDPRLGELVHGTGRPLVLEITENAAFDAHDAATLRAQMPPTCRLAADDVGAGYAGLVQLVGVQPDLIKIDREIVSSIDTDPARQVVVSGLIEFAATTGAELVAEGIETAAEAAFLIEIGVRLGQGYFFGRPAPLAAGTVLDPDLDTDDIGPVTAA, from the coding sequence GTGATCAACGAGACTTCCAACGAGCGTCGGCCCGTCATCGTCATCGCCGACGACAGCGCGGTGCATCGGGTTGCGATGACCGCCATGCTGGAGCGTGCCGGATTCGACGTGCACGCCGGCCACGACGGCGCCGAGGCCGTGTCCCTCGTGAGCGAGGTGCGTCCCGATGCGCTCGTCGTCGATGCGCTGATGCCGCGAATGAGCGGCTTCCAGGTGATCGAGCACATCCGCCGGTCGCCGATGTTCGCCGCGCTGCCCACGATCGTGGTGAGCGGGCTGGAAGACGTGGCCTCCCGCGTTCGGGCGTTGTCGATCGGAGCGGACGACTTCGTGTGCAAGCCGGTCCACGCCGACGAACTGGTTGCTCGCCTCCGAGCACATCTGCGCCAGAATCGTGTGGCCGCACATCGCGTCGCGGCAGAGCGCGACGACTGGTACCGCGACACGATCGCACATCGCCGTTTCACGATGCACTATCAGCCGATCGTCGACATGACGTGTGGCGAGGTCGAGGCGACCGAGGCGCTCGTGCGATTCGACGACGGCACGTCGCCGGTCGACGTGTTCCACACCCCCGACCATCACGACCGTCGGGTCGAGCTCGAACTCGAGATCGTGGCAGCGGTGACCGACGACCTCGCATCGGGCGCCGTGTCGGTACCGGTCCACGTCAACGTCTCCCCCGCCGCTGCGCTCGATCCCCGACTCGGCGAGCTCGTGCACGGAACCGGACGACCCCTCGTCCTCGAGATCACCGAGAACGCCGCGTTCGATGCACACGATGCCGCGACGCTTCGAGCCCAGATGCCGCCGACCTGCCGTCTCGCCGCCGACGACGTCGGCGCCGGATACGCCGGGCTCGTGCAGCTCGTCGGTGTCCAGCCCGATCTGATCAAGATCGATCGTGAGATCGTCAGCAGCATCGACACCGATCCGGCACGACAGGTGGTCGTCTCGGGGCTGATCGAGTTCGCCGCGACTACAGGCGCCGAGCTGGTCGCCGAGGGCATCGAGACCGCCGCCGAGGCAGCGTTCCTGATCGAGATCGGCGTCCGACTCGGCCAGGGCTACTTCTTCGGTCGCCCGGCGCCGCTCGCGGCCGGGACCGTGCTCGATCCCGATCTCGACACCGACGACATCGGTCCGGTCACCGCCGCCTGA
- a CDS encoding DUF6923 family protein, protein MKRIVLTLSLAASSLGVAATSQAAAPSLAERCPSGLFQVIAGQLAEFDVGSSTYLPMGADQSNYNAMGLNPADGFLYAIRGDTLLRIDDNGTVVTLGTVDIVPGSYTGDFGDDGRLHVSRGGNDWYAIDVTTLEATRLSGFSQNYGVADIANVSGTFYGVSGGGTLWSFDVTTETATNLGAVAGISGANKAFGAAWTTAGANLYVGRNSGQIYQITGFSTGNPVATQIATSPSTNSNDGASCPYAPPPPGLPDVDGPIPEVAPSTEDGLAAAAEYELTFEAPQFAAPDAGLGEGAACAATISEDQRPRDAVATTQVTTRTVLVDDTFDGDVAGWNVMAGSWLVENGSYRQLNDCEYDLMSVLTTHVVDHFDLEVTFSSPTVPNHGGVVFNVSSTDSRSGAIVVDLADDGETLRWGRYDELGYYQNIGWDFIPAPAAGQPVTLKIESRGDQYTIIYQGNTVVTETTENPGGMVGLISTLSQVDFHDVELAAVPS, encoded by the coding sequence GTGAAACGAATCGTCTTGACTCTGTCGCTCGCTGCGTCGAGCCTCGGCGTCGCCGCCACGTCGCAGGCGGCCGCCCCCTCCCTCGCCGAACGTTGCCCGAGCGGGCTGTTCCAGGTCATCGCCGGCCAGCTGGCCGAGTTCGACGTCGGCTCGTCGACGTACCTCCCGATGGGAGCTGATCAGTCGAACTACAACGCGATGGGCCTCAATCCCGCCGACGGCTTCCTCTACGCCATCCGGGGTGACACCCTCCTCCGGATCGACGACAACGGGACCGTCGTCACCTTGGGAACCGTGGACATCGTGCCCGGTTCGTACACCGGCGACTTCGGCGACGACGGCCGCCTCCACGTGTCGCGCGGCGGCAACGACTGGTATGCGATCGACGTCACCACGCTCGAGGCGACTCGCCTGAGCGGCTTCTCCCAGAACTACGGCGTCGCCGACATCGCGAACGTCTCGGGCACGTTCTACGGCGTCAGCGGCGGCGGGACCCTGTGGAGCTTCGACGTGACGACCGAGACCGCCACGAACCTCGGCGCCGTCGCCGGCATCTCGGGTGCGAACAAGGCGTTCGGTGCGGCATGGACGACCGCCGGCGCGAACCTGTACGTCGGCCGCAACAGCGGGCAGATCTATCAGATCACCGGGTTCAGCACCGGCAACCCGGTCGCCACCCAGATCGCGACCAGCCCGTCGACGAACTCGAACGACGGTGCCTCGTGCCCGTACGCTCCGCCGCCGCCGGGCCTGCCCGACGTCGACGGTCCGATCCCCGAGGTCGCCCCGAGCACCGAGGACGGCTTGGCCGCCGCAGCCGAGTACGAGTTGACCTTCGAAGCACCTCAGTTCGCCGCACCCGACGCGGGTCTCGGCGAGGGTGCTGCATGTGCGGCCACGATCTCCGAAGACCAGCGGCCTCGCGACGCTGTCGCCACCACGCAGGTGACGACCCGGACCGTCCTCGTCGACGACACCTTCGACGGTGACGTCGCCGGATGGAACGTCATGGCGGGCAGCTGGCTCGTCGAGAACGGCTCGTACCGCCAGCTGAACGACTGCGAGTACGACCTGATGTCGGTGCTCACCACCCACGTCGTCGATCACTTCGACCTGGAGGTCACCTTCTCGTCGCCGACCGTGCCCAACCACGGTGGCGTGGTCTTCAACGTCAGCTCGACCGATTCGCGCAGCGGTGCGATCGTTGTCGATCTCGCCGACGACGGCGAGACGCTCCGCTGGGGCCGGTACGACGAGCTCGGCTACTACCAGAACATCGGGTGGGACTTCATCCCCGCTCCCGCCGCCGGTCAGCCGGTGACGCTGAAGATCGAGTCACGCGGTGACCAGTACACGATCATCTACCAGGGCAACACCGTCGTCACCGAGACCACTGAGAACCCGGGCGGCATGGTCGGCCTCATCTCGACCCTGTCGCAGGTCGACTTCCACGACGTCGAGCTCGCGGCGGTGCCGTCGTGA
- a CDS encoding TlpA family protein disulfide reductase yields MRRRAALLVAGLGFVALTGCGAVKGERVLVDEDGSSFSSDDVAARPVDEVSANGASGDPATADSIDTGDSGSTVTTAALMPVVEIAETEPVPAAFAFSATSLDGEVLEGAELFERAPAIMTFVRADCDYSEDEVPKIVEAAERHPDVTFVVVASGETGPDAPWLSGIAAGRDNVVVVDDRDDSLWYRFAITATPSNVLVDDAGLMRSSYGALAESGLDRASVAVVAGFA; encoded by the coding sequence GTGAGGCGTCGCGCCGCACTCCTCGTCGCCGGCCTCGGCTTCGTGGCGCTCACCGGTTGCGGTGCGGTGAAGGGCGAACGGGTCCTCGTCGACGAGGACGGTTCGAGCTTCTCGTCCGACGACGTCGCCGCCCGACCGGTCGATGAGGTGTCCGCGAATGGGGCGTCCGGCGACCCCGCGACTGCCGACTCGATCGACACCGGTGACTCGGGGTCGACCGTGACGACGGCGGCGCTGATGCCCGTGGTCGAGATCGCCGAGACCGAGCCCGTGCCGGCAGCGTTCGCCTTCTCGGCGACGTCGCTCGACGGCGAGGTGCTCGAGGGCGCCGAACTGTTCGAGCGGGCCCCGGCGATCATGACGTTCGTCCGAGCCGACTGTGACTACTCCGAGGACGAAGTGCCGAAGATCGTCGAGGCCGCCGAACGGCATCCCGATGTCACCTTCGTGGTCGTGGCGTCCGGCGAGACCGGCCCCGACGCCCCGTGGCTCAGCGGCATCGCCGCCGGTCGTGACAATGTCGTCGTCGTCGACGACCGCGACGACAGCCTGTGGTACCGGTTCGCCATCACGGCGACGCCCTCCAACGTTCTCGTCGACGATGCCGGACTCATGCGGTCGTCGTACGGCGCGCTGGCCGAGTCGGGTCTCGACCGAGCATCCGTGGCCGTCGTCGCCGGCTTCGCCTGA
- the guaB gene encoding IMP dehydrogenase, which produces MSINDDLFDRYDALTFDDVVVVPGYSETLPDAVDTGAVFARDIELSVPLVSAAMDKVTEARMAIAMARHGGIGVIHRNMTIDAQAAEVQKVKRSQSGMITDPVTLRKEAPLFEAEALMNRFKFSGVPITDEAGYLVGILTNRDIRFCEGSDFERPISEFMTSDDLVTAEVGTSLDEAKLLLQKYRIEKLPLVDANGKLAGLITVKDIQKRLDFPNASRDDRGRLRCAAACGVGDDVEARVEALVAMGVDAVAIDTAHGHSAGVIKTIERIKGGWPELAVTAGNVVTEEGVEALAKAGADAVKVGVGAGSICTTRIVSGAGMPQLSAIHFAAKRAREIGVPIIGDGGITYSGDVVKAIAAGATTVMLGSLLAGTEESPGETELFEGRRFKSYRGMGSLGAMQGLGADRYATAQGEPTDVAKTSNKLVPEGIEGRVPYAGPLGDTIFQLVGGLRSGMGYAGAADLEQLRTKARFMRVTTAGREESHPHDVTITKEAPNYQRS; this is translated from the coding sequence ATGAGCATCAACGACGATCTCTTCGACCGCTACGACGCCCTCACGTTCGACGATGTCGTCGTCGTGCCCGGCTACTCCGAGACACTGCCCGACGCCGTCGACACGGGCGCCGTGTTCGCTCGTGACATCGAGCTGTCGGTGCCGCTCGTGTCGGCAGCGATGGACAAGGTCACCGAGGCACGCATGGCGATCGCGATGGCCCGCCACGGAGGGATCGGCGTCATCCACCGCAACATGACGATCGACGCCCAGGCCGCCGAGGTCCAGAAGGTCAAGCGCAGTCAGAGCGGCATGATCACCGACCCGGTGACGCTGCGAAAAGAAGCGCCGCTCTTCGAGGCCGAAGCGCTGATGAACCGCTTCAAGTTCTCGGGGGTACCGATCACCGACGAGGCCGGCTACTTGGTCGGCATCCTCACCAACCGCGACATCCGGTTCTGTGAGGGCAGCGACTTCGAGCGACCGATCAGCGAGTTCATGACGAGCGACGACCTGGTCACCGCCGAGGTCGGGACGTCGCTCGACGAGGCGAAGCTCCTGCTCCAGAAGTACCGGATCGAGAAACTGCCGCTCGTCGACGCGAACGGCAAGCTCGCCGGCCTGATCACCGTGAAGGACATCCAGAAGCGGCTCGACTTCCCCAACGCCTCTCGCGACGACAGGGGCCGCCTACGGTGCGCCGCCGCCTGCGGAGTCGGCGACGACGTCGAGGCCCGCGTCGAGGCGCTGGTCGCGATGGGTGTCGACGCCGTCGCCATCGACACCGCCCACGGCCACTCGGCCGGGGTCATCAAGACGATCGAGCGCATCAAGGGTGGGTGGCCCGAACTCGCCGTGACGGCGGGCAACGTCGTCACCGAAGAAGGTGTCGAGGCGCTGGCCAAGGCAGGCGCGGACGCCGTGAAGGTCGGCGTCGGCGCCGGCTCGATCTGCACGACCCGAATCGTGTCGGGCGCCGGGATGCCGCAGCTGTCAGCGATCCACTTCGCGGCCAAGCGGGCACGCGAGATCGGCGTCCCGATCATCGGCGACGGCGGCATCACCTACTCCGGCGACGTGGTCAAGGCGATCGCAGCCGGTGCGACCACGGTGATGCTCGGCTCGTTGCTCGCCGGCACGGAGGAGAGCCCGGGTGAGACCGAGTTGTTCGAGGGCCGGCGGTTCAAGTCGTACCGCGGCATGGGGTCGCTCGGCGCCATGCAGGGCCTCGGCGCAGACCGCTACGCCACCGCCCAGGGCGAGCCGACCGACGTCGCCAAGACATCCAACAAGCTGGTGCCCGAGGGCATCGAGGGACGCGTGCCATATGCCGGCCCACTCGGCGACACGATCTTCCAGCTCGTGGGCGGCTTGCGGTCGGGCATGGGGTACGCCGGGGCCGCCGACCTCGAGCAACTGCGCACGAAGGCGCGGTTCATGCGGGTCACGACGGCAGGCCGCGAAGAGAGCCACCCCCACGACGTGACGATCACCAAGGAAGCTCCGAACTACCAGCGCAGCTGA
- the purN gene encoding phosphoribosylglycinamide formyltransferase encodes MATHPDARTRIVVLVSGNGSNLQAVLDACDEGRLPAHVVAVVSNRSGAFALERAAAAGVPSVHVGKHADESRRDYDARLADVVAGFGPDLVVLAGWMRILTSDFLGWFPNRVINLHPARPGELPGVNAIERAWHEALAGERTATGVMVHLVPDEGVDDGPVLATADVPIRPDDTLDTLAERVHAVEHRLLVDTIATLCHHTSNTP; translated from the coding sequence ATGGCGACCCACCCCGACGCACGGACCCGGATCGTGGTGCTCGTGTCCGGCAACGGCAGCAATCTCCAGGCCGTTCTCGACGCCTGCGACGAGGGGCGCCTCCCGGCCCACGTGGTCGCCGTCGTGTCGAATCGATCGGGCGCGTTCGCCCTCGAACGCGCCGCTGCTGCCGGTGTCCCGTCCGTGCACGTCGGTAAACACGCCGACGAATCGCGCCGCGACTACGACGCCCGGTTGGCCGACGTCGTCGCCGGATTCGGTCCCGATCTCGTCGTACTCGCCGGTTGGATGCGCATCCTCACGAGCGATTTCCTCGGCTGGTTCCCGAATCGGGTGATCAACCTCCACCCTGCTCGACCCGGCGAGCTGCCCGGCGTCAACGCGATCGAGCGGGCCTGGCACGAAGCACTGGCCGGCGAACGCACCGCCACGGGCGTCATGGTCCATCTCGTGCCCGACGAGGGGGTCGACGACGGCCCGGTGCTCGCGACAGCCGACGTCCCGATCCGCCCCGACGACACCCTCGACACCCTCGCCGAGCGCGTCCACGCCGTCGAGCACCGGCTGCTCGTCGACACGATCGCCACCCTCTGCCACCACACGTCCAACACCCCCTGA
- a CDS encoding DUF2157 domain-containing protein yields the protein MPSLLQPDRVVAHGAAWVDAGLISPEQLDAIRRYEHLEATAERRFSIPAEIAVYLGSTLALGGGAMVVAQRWDDLAFAGRITIAALLIVVGLTAGAWSYRQDEPGTDRLAGFLSLVGLAGVAVTVGLLVDRTGEASEEVLVIVPGLGVVVVGCGLWRNRSRPVEFLSVVVAAAAVTFATTSLLDLSVWVGGAALVVWGTLLALASGFDMVRPSDLGIAAGAIVAYIGAISWSDIDERLGPVIALIVALALVGVAVRRDEPSPLVLGVVGALIAIQAVLATTFDSALAAAVVALCGIVLVVGVIARSARRGARSRR from the coding sequence ATGCCGTCGTTGTTGCAGCCCGATCGGGTGGTGGCTCACGGCGCTGCCTGGGTGGATGCCGGGTTGATCTCGCCAGAGCAACTCGACGCGATCCGCCGGTACGAGCACCTGGAGGCAACGGCCGAGCGGCGCTTCTCGATCCCCGCCGAGATCGCCGTCTACCTCGGGAGCACCTTGGCGCTGGGTGGCGGCGCCATGGTCGTCGCCCAGCGGTGGGACGACCTCGCGTTCGCCGGACGGATCACGATCGCCGCGCTCCTGATCGTCGTCGGGCTGACTGCCGGCGCCTGGTCGTATCGACAGGATGAACCGGGCACGGATCGGCTCGCGGGCTTCCTGTCGCTGGTCGGGTTGGCCGGTGTCGCCGTGACCGTCGGACTGCTCGTCGACCGCACCGGCGAGGCGTCGGAGGAGGTCCTCGTCATCGTGCCGGGGCTCGGCGTCGTGGTGGTCGGCTGTGGGCTGTGGCGCAACCGTTCGCGTCCCGTCGAGTTCCTGTCGGTCGTCGTCGCGGCCGCCGCGGTGACGTTCGCGACCACGTCGCTGCTCGATCTGAGCGTGTGGGTCGGCGGCGCAGCACTGGTGGTCTGGGGCACCCTACTGGCCCTCGCCTCGGGCTTCGACATGGTGCGGCCGTCGGACCTCGGCATCGCAGCCGGGGCGATCGTCGCCTACATCGGGGCCATCAGCTGGTCCGACATCGACGAACGACTCGGGCCGGTGATCGCGCTGATCGTTGCGTTGGCGCTGGTGGGCGTCGCCGTCCGGCGCGACGAGCCGTCGCCGCTGGTGCTCGGTGTCGTCGGGGCGCTGATCGCGATCCAAGCCGTTCTCGCCACGACGTTCGACAGCGCGCTGGCGGCTGCGGTGGTCGCGCTGTGCGGGATCGTGCTGGTCGTCGGCGTGATCGCCAGGTCGGCTCGGCGAGGCGCCCGATCGAGACGCTGA
- a CDS encoding rhodanese-like domain-containing protein produces MASPSPVTAIPAAAPDVAVRHFTGLLALETDCWDVHESMTNGPHDFVLLQTNASPASFAAEHIDGAVHLHHAEISDETLGRWPTDTLFVVYCAGPHCNAADRAALKIAELGRPVKKMIGGKTGWLDEGFELVADR; encoded by the coding sequence ATGGCATCACCCTCCCCCGTCACCGCGATCCCCGCCGCCGCCCCGGATGTCGCCGTTCGACACTTCACCGGCCTGCTCGCGCTCGAGACCGACTGCTGGGACGTCCATGAGTCGATGACCAACGGCCCGCACGACTTCGTCCTGCTCCAGACGAACGCCTCGCCGGCGTCGTTCGCTGCCGAGCACATCGACGGTGCCGTGCATCTCCACCACGCCGAGATCTCCGACGAAACACTCGGCCGCTGGCCGACCGACACGCTCTTCGTCGTGTACTGCGCGGGGCCGCACTGCAACGCCGCCGACCGGGCAGCGCTGAAGATCGCCGAACTCGGCCGCCCGGTGAAGAAGATGATCGGCGGCAAGACCGGCTGGCTCGACGAAGGCTTCGAGCTCGTCGCCGACCGATGA